CTCCGCTGTGGCTTCTCGCTCATCGGATGCTTTCTGATGTTGACGTCAAATCCATCATTATATCCATTGTCCACAGTGTCCTCTGAGAACTTGACCATCTGAGGGGGCCTGGAATGGGACTTGCTCCTCCTCAGCGCTGGAGCGTGGGcaaaggagggggggaggcctTCCACATTTGGGGACAACGAGAGGTGTCCTCCTGGTGGGCCTCCCCTCTTGGACATTGccacctcctcatcttccttgtCCATGTTTAGGTTGAGAGAGTTGGCGCTGTGGTGAAGATGAGAGGAATTAAAGGTCCCCATGGTGCTCATCTTATCGCAGTCATCTGCCACTGAGGGATTCTGTATGGCGAGAGTGTAGACTATCGGCCTTTCCCTGCCATCTCCATCCACCGATGCACCTGAAAACAGCAAGCAGGAGAGTTAGGTTTTGAACCACTTTTCAATCGGAAAAAAAAGCCCCTTTCTCTACTTCACTCATGCAACAAGCATGATCCTTACCAGTGATGTTTGAGAGCGCCAGGGAGTCCATGGAGTCTCCTGCGCCCTGCTCGGCTTTCCGAAGCTCATCAGCGATGCACTCAAGGGAATCTTCATACCATTGCCTGTTGTCGGGCCAGAAGACCCGTCTCCCTGTCCCGGATTGATCCCGATCCTGGTCCAACTCCAGCTCTTGGATCTTTCTGGCACTTGCAGGACCTGGATGACTCCCATAGGCCGAGTCTCCCAACCCATCCTGGGACTGGGCCCAGTACATTTCAGGCAGGTGCTTCTTGCTCATCAATCCAGGGCTAAGGCTGTTGGCTCGGGATTGAATGGAAGTCTGGCTCTGGGTGGGACTAGCAGGGGTGGGAGAGGAGACGCTAACCCCCGTAGATGCAGAATCAGGCTTGAGCCAAGGGTCAGAGACGCTCATTAGCCTGTTTCTGTCACTGCTGGGGCTGGGAGATTTTAGTGATGGCTGCTGAATTTGGTTTAACATCCCGCGGTCACCAAACTTGAGAAGGAGCTGAGTCATATAGTCCTCATGCTGGGCCCACTCCTCTggatcctcctctccaccagcaTCCTGCTCCTCCCGCTCCCTCCAGAACCGCTCCTCCTCGAGGCCGAGACGGGCCATCTTGCGCCCCACGATACCAACGTCGCAATCGGCATCTCCATCTCTATCGCCATCCCCCTGTCCGTTTCCAAACGTGTGATCAAACGACGGCACGGCGGCGGGGGGGTTAAACAGCTGCGACTGTCTCCACTGTTCGGCAGGCCTGCTGCTCTTCCCCATGCGCACACTGCGCCGTGACTCGCGCGACCGGGCGGACTGGAAGGCAGAATCCGAGGAGTCGGAGGCCTGAATATCTTCCCCTTGGCTGCAGGCCTTTGAGCAATAGATGCGACCCTGCTTTGGCAGGAAGGGGCAGCCCAGCAAGGACGTCTTGCACTGGGCACAACAGAAGCACTGGTCCGCAGCGTGCCAGTGGACACCTTCATAGGTCATCTGGGCATGGTCGACACCTAGAGGATCGGAGGATGAATAGAAAAGGAGCGTCGTTTTAGGTATTATACTTGTACACAAGGAGTCAAAGAAGTCTTTATCCTAATCCCAGGAGTAACAAACAAAACCAGCAGCCTTCATGAATCACTCACCAATGTTTTCACCACAGGCCTCACAGTACTCCGCATACAGAGACTCAAAGCAGCCGGTGCAGTAGGGACGGCCATCTTTCATGATGTAGCGCTGCCCTCCGAGCATCGTCTCGCACTCGAAACAGGCAAAGTGCTTCATGTGCCAGTGACGCCCCTCTGCTTCGGTGCACTCATCCGCAAAGATGATctaaaaggaaacacacacccCTCTGTTAGTTCTGTGGACTTGGTGCTCGTGGTGCCGCGGTGCGTTGTCAGATATGAAGTGGGCAGTGCTTCTACTGCTACTGAGCCTTACCTCGTCACAAGAAGAGCATCGTGGTTTGAGAAGCTCAGCGTGGTGTCGCCCGCAGATGATCTTGCCATTTTGGTAGAAATATATCAGATCCACCAGCAGCTCTTGACACGTGGTGCACACGAAGCACGCCGGGTGCCAGCAGGGGCCCAGCCCTGCCCTGGAGGCAAAGACTGCCATTTCCCCTCCATTGATTCCTCCGCCACACTGACgatcaaacacaaacaacagctGACTCATGAGATTTATATTTCAGGCATcttgattcttttttttctcaatgggCTTAGGGGTTCATCATTAAGTCTATGACCGTGCTTAAGTTTGCTAGTTTGAGAGTGAAACCGTGGAGATACACAGAGACAATCACACCTGGGAGAGACGTTTAAAAATAGATGTTTGGTACAGTTGATCCTTGTGACACATTTGCAATGCAACATAAACCCCAAAAGATTATGGAGAAAACTATTCGAAAATATATCACATATCCGCTGATGTTACAATCGCAGGGATGCTAAGACAAAGAAGGCCAAACAACAGGTGATCACACTGCCGGGGGCCACGGGAATATGATCCGTTCAAAACACAGTGATGACAATCATTCTACAAATACAGCAACGGGTGTTAACATGTAAACTGTAATTCAATCTTAAAAATCATTGACAGACCAATCGTATGTCTTTCTGAATGGAAGTATGTGTGTTAACATGGGggcagacacacaatgacaattcatttggttttcaagggaattatttataaaacaattcttgagagttataaatgtaattaaaaacatattaatatggaagatgtatgtggtagtatatataaatatattttgttttttattttgtttattgttgttttttgttgttgttttattttcttctttattttatattaattttctgatttattttgatttcaatttaggataggcatttataagcattttttgcttcgacctataccttttcagtctctcttttgtatattatataggataatattgtattgtatttgatttgattgactgaataaaatacacaaacaaacaaacaattcaaAAGTTAATGGGTTGACTTAGGAGCAATACATTGATGCATCTCGCACTCCCATCATAACTCCTTTCCCAACAGAGGTTGTGGGACAAATGGAAACTAAAATGAACTGATAAAATTCTTTTTgcgtaaataaatcaaatatccATGCTGAGGAATTGGTAAGCATTTTAGTCCCATAAGCTTAAACGGAATACACTGGCCTTGGTCCTGAGTTAAAAGATCGTATGACTCCACAGAGATTGTAAGAGCATGTCAGAACGAGCAATCCCGAGTCTTTATATAACCCAGCCGAGCTGCGAGACACCCGTAGGCGGCTTTGGGATAGCATGCCCAGCTGTTAACCATTATTACCAGGGTGGACACACAGGGGCCTCGGATACGGCGGTGTTGTGTGTCCCCACCAGGAAACCGGAGCCTGACAAAGTGTGAATATACACATCTTTGTGATGTATCCTTTTTGAATGCACGGGCATGTGCAGTTCGTGCATGTCCACACGTGTGGACGACATGTCAACGGGTTGTGTGTTTGCAGAGCacatacggacacacacacatgcatgtccaGGATGTCTGAGCATGTGTGCATCCGTTGGAGTTCCTATGtatcatcatgtgtgtgtgtgtgtgtgaccttgcatCACTGCGGCAGCATCTGTATGATTGATGTCAGACTTCATCAGCCTGTCCAGGGGGAATTAACATGGCTGGCCTGCTCTCCCTGGATGCCTTGCAGAGGATGTGGTTTACTCGCCGGTCATGGCTCAAATTTTCGGAAGCCACACAACACTAATATTTACGTTTTTCTTTTAAGCTTTTTTCCGGAAAATGATAAAGGGCAGCTGAAATGACACTAAGTGTTTTGTTTAACTCATGAAATCAAAAGTAAGGAACCAGAGGTCCAGTTTTAGGATTGTTTGTTCATAGCTCATAGCAGCGTGTTTAGAACAAGATGTCTCTCTTTCCCTGAAAGCCAAGAATCCCTTAAACTAGCTGACTAAAAGATAGTTAAATATGGGATGAACGGAATGTTTTGCTTTTACAGTACATACTGTAGACtaaaaaaatgtcagttttACGAATGAATACATCTCGAAATTTAGTGAATCCATTTTGTTTAAAATCTTTAAAGGCAGAAACATGCCAACTCTTTTCCGGAAAAAAGTCTTAAAACCAGCTGCTTGTACTGAGCTGATTTTACTATCCCAGCTGGTGTGGAATAATGTGCTACATACTGTGACTTGTTTGGGGGAAAGAAAGTAGGATTTTTAAGACTGACTGAGAATTACTCGTTAACCTGTAAATTCTTTTGCAGCCTGTCACGCTGAGATATAGATGGGCGGCAGGAAATTTGTCAAATTCCTCACGAGGAACTGGCTTCTCCGCTCGGCTTGAGCGTGAGCCTCCCAATCTCCCTGCTTCCCCTCGCGCCCTAATGAGGAGGTTCATGCCCGTGATCAAAACCCTCGCATTAGCCAATCAGGGCCGTGCCTCGGGCTGCTCCGCGTTGGGATGGCGGGTGTTAGCTGCTcgcgatatatataaataactcaAGACCCACAAGTTGGTTTACTTCTAGCTTACCTTATGGCTACATGAGCACTAAGTGAGTTAaacgtccatgtgtgtgtgtgtgtgtgtgtgtgtgtgtcgtctcatGTTATCCACGTGTGGTACCTACATGTTCACAGCGGGTGTGGTGCAGAGCTCGGGGCAGGA
This is a stretch of genomic DNA from Pseudoliparis swirei isolate HS2019 ecotype Mariana Trench chromosome 10, NWPU_hadal_v1, whole genome shotgun sequence. It encodes these proteins:
- the LOC130200839 gene encoding prickle-like protein 1 isoform X1 translates to MLFLESSCVMNLERSERGERPSPRVPDMEPRTGGKMGKISMGFQRSSTSDDDSGCALEEYAWVPPGLRPEQVQMYFSCLPEEKVPYVNSPGEKLRIRQLLYQLPPHDNEVRYCHSLTEEEKREIHMFSAQRKREALGRGTPKILPRALHHTRCEHCGGGINGGEMAVFASRAGLGPCWHPACFVCTTCQELLVDLIYFYQNGKIICGRHHAELLKPRCSSCDEIIFADECTEAEGRHWHMKHFACFECETMLGGQRYIMKDGRPYCTGCFESLYAEYCEACGENIGVDHAQMTYEGVHWHAADQCFCCAQCKTSLLGCPFLPKQGRIYCSKACSQGEDIQASDSSDSAFQSARSRESRRSVRMGKSSRPAEQWRQSQLFNPPAAVPSFDHTFGNGQGDGDRDGDADCDVGIVGRKMARLGLEEERFWREREEQDAGGEEDPEEWAQHEDYMTQLLLKFGDRGMLNQIQQPSLKSPSPSSDRNRLMSVSDPWLKPDSASTGVSVSSPTPASPTQSQTSIQSRANSLSPGLMSKKHLPEMYWAQSQDGLGDSAYGSHPGPASARKIQELELDQDRDQSGTGRRVFWPDNRQWYEDSLECIADELRKAEQGAGDSMDSLALSNITGASVDGDGRERPIVYTLAIQNPSVADDCDKMSTMGTFNSSHLHHSANSLNLNMDKEDEEVAMSKRGGPPGGHLSLSPNVEGLPPSFAHAPALRRSKSHSRPPQMVKFSEDTVDNGYNDGFDVNIRKHPMSEKPQRRAYCPEEMGRERSRPTSQHGRSRQHRHRQGQQHRSRKTRSDNNLHVMPLEKAQRPYEPQQPGLVNPPCGAMLLQHPAHRSPMAYSQTRSDYMLQGSAQGDPRVEHFTGLYTDEDDCCSTCSSSSSDSEEEGYFLGQPIPQPRAAGCYYAEDYPTRVTALSPQSHGSQTGRRKGHRSKNCIIS
- the LOC130200839 gene encoding prickle-like protein 1 isoform X2, translated to MNLERSERGERPSPRVPDMEPRTGGKMGKISMGFQRSSTSDDDSGCALEEYAWVPPGLRPEQVQMYFSCLPEEKVPYVNSPGEKLRIRQLLYQLPPHDNEVRYCHSLTEEEKREIHMFSAQRKREALGRGTPKILPRALHHTRCEHCGGGINGGEMAVFASRAGLGPCWHPACFVCTTCQELLVDLIYFYQNGKIICGRHHAELLKPRCSSCDEIIFADECTEAEGRHWHMKHFACFECETMLGGQRYIMKDGRPYCTGCFESLYAEYCEACGENIGVDHAQMTYEGVHWHAADQCFCCAQCKTSLLGCPFLPKQGRIYCSKACSQGEDIQASDSSDSAFQSARSRESRRSVRMGKSSRPAEQWRQSQLFNPPAAVPSFDHTFGNGQGDGDRDGDADCDVGIVGRKMARLGLEEERFWREREEQDAGGEEDPEEWAQHEDYMTQLLLKFGDRGMLNQIQQPSLKSPSPSSDRNRLMSVSDPWLKPDSASTGVSVSSPTPASPTQSQTSIQSRANSLSPGLMSKKHLPEMYWAQSQDGLGDSAYGSHPGPASARKIQELELDQDRDQSGTGRRVFWPDNRQWYEDSLECIADELRKAEQGAGDSMDSLALSNITGASVDGDGRERPIVYTLAIQNPSVADDCDKMSTMGTFNSSHLHHSANSLNLNMDKEDEEVAMSKRGGPPGGHLSLSPNVEGLPPSFAHAPALRRSKSHSRPPQMVKFSEDTVDNGYNDGFDVNIRKHPMSEKPQRRAYCPEEMGRERSRPTSQHGRSRQHRHRQGQQHRSRKTRSDNNLHVMPLEKAQRPYEPQQPGLVNPPCGAMLLQHPAHRSPMAYSQTRSDYMLQGSAQGDPRVEHFTGLYTDEDDCCSTCSSSSSDSEEEGYFLGQPIPQPRAAGCYYAEDYPTRVTALSPQSHGSQTGRRKGHRSKNCIIS